From the Triticum urartu cultivar G1812 chromosome 4, Tu2.1, whole genome shotgun sequence genome, the window GCAGCTGCGCACATCATGGTGGTCGCTGTGGTTGCGGCGATGCTCCTCGCGGCGGCGCACACCGCCGACGCCGCCATCAGCTGCGGCCAGGTGAACTCTGCCTTGGGACCCTGCCTCACCTACGCGCGTGGCGGCGCTGGCCCGTCCGCAGTATGCTGCAGCGGCGTCAAGAGACTCGCCGCTGCCACCCAGACCACTGTTGACAGGCGCGCCGCGTGCAATTGCCTCAAGATGGCCGTCGGCCGCATGAGCGGGTTCAAGGCCGGCAACATCGCCAGCATCCCGTCCAAGTGCGGCGTCAGCGTCCCCTACGCCGTCGGCGCCTCTGTCGACTGCTCCAGGGTCAGCTGATCTGGAGAATGCAGATCACCCGTGGCCGGCGTTTAGCTCGATCGGTCGACGCTGATGAGTTAAGGTTACACCTCTATAAATATACGTGTCTAGATCGAATAAAAGCTTGGGTCTCCATGCATGATGGGTTGTACGAACGTGTGTGGTCAGGCCCTGCGCGTGGTGTGCTTGCATGTACGTCGAGCCAGCTCTCGACGGCCACGACTGAATCGATGTTTATTTCCGTTTGTGCAAGAGTAACAGTGTCGGTGGATATATGCGTCAGAGTTGTTAACTTTTATCTCTTGTGGAGTGCAAACTCTTGCATAGGTACTGGCACAGGCTGAATCATTCTCCGCTAAGGGCATCTTCAATGGTTGTAAGATAGTTGTTGGTAGACTTGGCcatatagaatttttgatgatgtgtcatataataaatgaggaaagagaggaAGGTTGTATGTACATGAACCAACACCCATTGCACAAGCTCCAATGTAGAATGAGAGAGCACCTCATTTATTATCTCACATCCTATTGGGCAAACTAGATACAACCCATTGAAGTTGTTGTATGTTAAGATGTTGGTTGATGACATGACATATTTTACCAACAAGCTAACATATAAACTATTGAAGATGCCCTAAGGACAAGCACATTAGAGCATCTACTCAGCTAGGGCACACCAAATTCAACGCGTCAAACGGCGCGTCCGCCGGCAATAACCGGTTATACCTTATACTTTTTCCTATGCATCCGAATACCTTATACTTCATTCTTTAGATCTATACAAAGCATGCAAAAAAGAAAGTCGTCCTTACGTACGTACTACACAAATCACACTAGCTAAACTACGCTTCGTCGTCGAAGAGGTCCATTGATCTTCATGACGTGTGCCGGGTAGATGGGCCCATAGGAGggctcctcttcctcttcctccatATGTATAGGCAAGCATCTCGTCGACGTCCCCTTCCTACTCCAGCTGGAGGATACGGCGGTTGGCCTCCGCCTCCGACTGGAGGGAATCGAGAATTGTCTGCTGCTCCGCCTGCAGATCCGTGTCCACCGCGtcctcctcatcctcctcttgctcctcctgctcctcgtcctcctccgaCTCTTCCTCCGTAACCAACGCGTCTAGAGGTACCCCTGCGGCGATCTGGGCTTCGTGTCTTTCTCGGATCTGCTCAAGGAGCTGCAGCCGACGCTTCGGCGTTAGATAAGGGTAGCTCCTAACCGGTCAACGTGGTCGCGTGGCTACTTGAATGTGGTGGCGGACGGCAAGCGTCCGGCAAGTGAAATGCGGAGGTGAACGACGTTCGGAAGGTGGTGGCGGCGGAGGGGAGGAAATGTGATGGGTAGAGTTTCAGTGTCGGTGTCCGCCTTAAATGGCCGGGCTAGGGGCCTTGCATGGTGCGTTGGAGCGCCGATACACGGCGCCATCGGTCTGTCGTGAAAGACGTGCTTCATGCTGAAGGGTTTTGGAATGTTTTTCTAAAGGACCCGCATGTCAGTCCGACGTGCCGAACACGCCTCGTCGCACCAGGGTCTCCTCATATCCGCCTCGGATTTGGGTTAGATATAAGAGGTGTCGATCAGCCCAAATGCTTGAGGCCGATTTAAGGTGTTTGTCTGGGTCGTAATTTTTTGACCGACCAGTGATCATTTGCCCGGACGTTTGAGGCATGTGTAGATGCTCTCGCCTCCATCGCTTGGCCGGCACAAAACCTACTTGCTTTATTATTCAACTGGCACCCAGACGCTGCAAGCGTACGGACAATCGCATTACAGGATCTAGGAGACTAGGACGATTCATAATCAAACATGAGATTTAGAAAATACTCCCTCCATAAATAAAGTAAGATGTTTTAGATCACTATTTAAAGCAATGGTCATTAAGTAGTGACCTAGAACATTTTATATATGTTTACAGAGGGAGCAGCTTACAACATTACTTTTTATGCTCTTGGTAATCACATTTAGGAGATCGATCAAAACACGCTGCTTCCAGCGTTTGCTTTAGAACCGGCGTGAGAGCTATGTCTCGCTTACAGTGAGACCATAGTTGCTCTCACGATGCTGGACGATTTCTCTAGAGCAGACCCGACCCCGAGCTCTCCTCCTAGCGCGCACTGGCGGCGGCCACTCCGGCCCCGTCGGCCACCCCACCGCTGGCTCGCAGCCCAGCCGCCATgctgccgccgcctccacccTCATTGCCTGTGGGTTTCAAACCGGTTGCCGTCCCGCCGCCATCTCTATCGTCTTTCTGGTCAGATCTGGATCGggacctcctgcttccgccgccgccgacgacgacgATGGACCTGCACACCCAGCTTCGTGTCGTGCCCATGGCGGTGCTGGTGATGCCTCCGTGCGAGCTCGAAGCGCCCACGTCACCGAAGCCCGCGGCAGCTGGTGGCTGCCCCGCTCCGTCGACGACGGCTACTGCTGTCGACATCCTGGTCCTCGTGGCGGCCCCGTCCCTCCTCCTGCCGGCCGCGCCCGGGAGCTCGCGTCCATCACCATCGAGCTCGCTCCCCTCCGAGCCAGCGCCCGTGGTCCCTCCCGCACCGTCATTCGCCGccgccgcactagccgcggctg encodes:
- the LOC125553700 gene encoding non-specific lipid-transfer protein 1-like is translated as MARAAAAHIMVVAVVAAMLLAAAHTADAAISCGQVNSALGPCLTYARGGAGPSAVCCSGVKRLAAATQTTVDRRAACNCLKMAVGRMSGFKAGNIASIPSKCGVSVPYAVGASVDCSRVS